Below is a window of Geomonas oryzisoli DNA.
TTGAGGTAATCCCCACAAGTTTTCATTGCGGTCTTTGCGCCTACTTCGGGTCCTTTGCGTAACCGCTTTTCAACAAGAAAGCCCGGGAAAATCTCTCCCGGGCTTTCGTAATCTCTCTACCCCCTCCCCTGCCTCACCTTCTCCACTTGAAGCTCACCGTCTTCACCCCCGGTATCGCCTGCTGGAAGACGGCCAGCCCCTCGTCGGTGATGCTGTTGCCGCTGCTGGTCAGCCCCTGCAGCCCCTGCATCCCCTGCAGGTAGACCAGGCCGCGGTCGGAGATACGGGTCTGGTACAGATAGATCCTCTTCAGGTTCGCCAGGGTCGAGATGCTGAGCAGCGCGGCGTCGGTAAGCCCCGAGCCGCACAGGTAGAGCTCCTCGAGCCCGGAGAGATGGACGATGCTGTCCAGGTCGGCGTCACAGACGTCGTAAAGATAGAGCGCCTGCAGGTCCTCGGGACGCACCCCCTGCAGCTGTTTGAGCTTCCGGCTCGCCCCCTCTTTCACGTCCAGGCGCAACGCCTGGTCCAGGGCGACCCTAACGGCGCCGATGGCGGGGCCCGCTTTCTTCCAGGCGTTGAAACCGACCGAGTGAAGATCGCGCTGGTAGAGATCGCCGCACTGTTCGTCGCCGGGAAAGGACACCACGCGGCTGTGCCTCGCCGCCCCCTGCGTCCGTCCACTGCCCTGCCCCCCTTGCAGCGCAGCCAGGCGTCGCTCGGCACGCGCGATGTTTATCTCGGCGGCCGCCACCAGGTCGGCGAAGAGATCGCTCCCTGCGGCGGCGCTCTCATCGACGCGCAGCTTGAAACGGTGCACGTAACTGCCGCGCAACTGCTCGATCTGCTCGTGGATCTCCCGGATCGCCTCGATCTCGACGGCTATCTGCTTCTTAAGCCGCGCCAGCTCGGCCCTCAGGTCGCTTTGCTCGGCCTGTTCGGGGAAATGGCGCCGCCAGCTCCTGAGGATCTCGCGCAGGGCCCGGTGGTCCTCGTCGGCATAGGCCTTGTTGGCCTTCAGCATCAGCTCGTGCCGCAGCGAGCCGGCGCCCTCCCCGGCCAGGTCGGGGTGGATGGCCTTGGCGACCTCACGGTAGAGCGCCTTTATGTCCTGGGGATCCGACTTCCAGACCCGACCGCGCGCCTGGCCTTCCCCCCGGAAGGTCGTGCCGCTTCGGTAGGTCTGACCATCGCTGCGGTCTTCCTTGTGACTGCGGCCGGCCGGTTCGTCCTCGGCGCCGTCATCGCCGTCCGGAACGTAAGCGCCGGTCAACCGCGCTATCTCGTGCTCCAGCCGTTCCAGCTCGGCCATGCGCCGCCCCAGCGTCTGCTGGTAATTCCTCTCGAAACCCGCGATCTCCTCGCGCAACTGGTTCAATACGGCGGCAGCCTCGGCGTGGCGGGCGCGCAGGGAGGCAAGCTCGGCCCGTTTCTGCTCGAGCTCTGTTTCCCCGGAAGACCTCTGTTGATAGTGGGCAGTCATAGGCGTCGCACTGTCTCAAGATTTATTGAAATACCGTCATTTTTGAGGCGACATTAACACGACCGGAGGCACAGGTACAAAAGATTTTATCACACAGCGAGGAAATCTGTTTCAGACAGGAAGGATGATACTGACATAGACGAAACGGCAGATAGGGAAGAGCCTTTGTGCAGGAAACGGTAAAGACCGCGACGTGACAGTGGAGGCGGGATAAAACGGTGACTATGACAGACGTTCAGGGGCGCTCGCCACGCACCATGCGGGTCAGCAGCCGGTCCAGAGCGGAGGCGAAACGCTGACGGTCGGCAAGCCCGAACTGCGCCGGGCCTCCCAGCAGCAGACCGTCGTTGCGCAGATCCTGCATCAGGTTGCGCATGGAGAGCCGCTCGCCCACGTTCTCCTCGGTGTAGAGCTCACCGCGCGGGTCCAGCGCGACGCCGCCCCGCTCCACCACCCTGGCAGCCAGCGGGATGTCGGCGGTGATGACCAGGTCGCTCGCCTGTGCATGCTCGGCGATGTAGTCGTCGGCCACGTCGAAGCCTGCGGCCACGCGCACGGAGCTGACCAGCGCCGTGTGCGCCCGCGACAGGTCGCTGTTGGCGACCAGGCAGACCGGCACCTTGAGACGCTGCGAGGCGCGAAACACTATCTCCTTGATCACCCGTGGACAGGCGTCGGCATCTACCCAGATCTTCATACTCTCATTTCCTTTGTGCTTTGGCATAGCAGCAGTGTCTGCCGTCCGGCTGACCGCAACGGCAAGGGCACGCTACTACAGCGCGCGCCCTGTGTCAACGCAACGCTTTCCGTATACAAAGCAAAAAACTTTAAATCTAATTTAAAATATATTGACACGGGAATTACAAAGTGATACTGTCACGCGTCCTCGAATACCCGTGGATTAAAACCAAAAAGAAGTATTATGGGAGAAGTAAGTAAATGGTAAACGGTACTGTAAAGTGGTTTAACGACAGCAAGGGGTTTGGCTTTCTTGAGCAGGAGAACGGCGAGGATGTCTTCGTTCACTTCTCCGCTATCAACAGCGACGGCTTCAAATCCCTCACCGAGGGTGACAGCGTGACCTTCGAAATCGTCAAGGGACCGAAAGGCCTCCAGGCAGCTAACGTCAGCAGGGTTTAATCCCAATAACATAGCGTAGAACTTTACGAAAGCCCCGGAGGAATCCGGGGCTTTCTTTTTTTTCGCCCGAAGGGACAGACTCCGTAGGTGCCTGTCCCTCTTGCGGAACGCTCCTTTCAGCTCAGCAACCTACCTCAAGCACCAAAGCACTAAGGGGACAGGCACCTTGCGGAGCCAGTCCCCTTGCCGCACACAGGGCATCCCTGCATCGAGAGCGGCTTCTCCAGCCGGCACTCCCGAAGCAGCGCCTCATCCCGGAAGATCTCCAGCGTCGGGCCGTCCGCCCGCACCACCCCTTGCGAAAGCACCACGGTCCGCTCGCAGACCTCCAGCACCATGTCCAGGTCATGACTGGTGATGATCTTGCTGTGGTGAAAATCCCGCAGAAGTCCGATCAGCTGCCTGCGGGCGTACGGGTCCAGGCCGTTGGTCGGCTCGTCCATGACCAGGATGTCAGGCGACATGGAGAGGACCGTGGCGAT
It encodes the following:
- a CDS encoding molecular chaperone DnaJ; translation: MTAHYQQRSSGETELEQKRAELASLRARHAEAAAVLNQLREEIAGFERNYQQTLGRRMAELERLEHEIARLTGAYVPDGDDGAEDEPAGRSHKEDRSDGQTYRSGTTFRGEGQARGRVWKSDPQDIKALYREVAKAIHPDLAGEGAGSLRHELMLKANKAYADEDHRALREILRSWRRHFPEQAEQSDLRAELARLKKQIAVEIEAIREIHEQIEQLRGSYVHRFKLRVDESAAAGSDLFADLVAAAEINIARAERRLAALQGGQGSGRTQGAARHSRVVSFPGDEQCGDLYQRDLHSVGFNAWKKAGPAIGAVRVALDQALRLDVKEGASRKLKQLQGVRPEDLQALYLYDVCDADLDSIVHLSGLEELYLCGSGLTDAALLSISTLANLKRIYLYQTRISDRGLVYLQGMQGLQGLTSSGNSITDEGLAVFQQAIPGVKTVSFKWRR
- a CDS encoding YaiI/YqxD family protein, translating into MKIWVDADACPRVIKEIVFRASQRLKVPVCLVANSDLSRAHTALVSSVRVAAGFDVADDYIAEHAQASDLVITADIPLAARVVERGGVALDPRGELYTEENVGERLSMRNLMQDLRNDGLLLGGPAQFGLADRQRFASALDRLLTRMVRGERP
- a CDS encoding cold-shock protein; the protein is MVNGTVKWFNDSKGFGFLEQENGEDVFVHFSAINSDGFKSLTEGDSVTFEIVKGPKGLQAANVSRV